The Desulfatiglans sp. genomic sequence TCCTGAGACTATTCGATTTCTTTTAACCGGTTTTGCAGATGTTGAGGTCTTGACAGCCGCTATAAATAAAGGAGAAATCCACAGATTTATTGCAAAGCCATGGGAAGATAAAGATTTAAGGGATCTGATATACCAGGCACTTGAACAATATGAGCTTACACTGGAAAATAAAAGGTTATCCCTTCTTGTTGAAAAACAAAACAATGAGCTGACAGAACTAAACAAAGGTCTGGAAAAACAGGTTGAAATAAGATCAAAAGAGATAATCCAGAAAAACAAAGAGCTTGAATCCAATTTCTTCAACACGATAAGGGCATTTACTTCCATTGCAGAGATGAATAAACCTGTTATTGCGGGCCACGGCAGACGTGTTGCTGTTATTGCAAAGGATATTAGCAGGGAGATGAACCTTTCAAAAAAAGAGGTAATTCAGGTAGAAATTGCCGGGTTATTGCATGATATAGGCAAAATCGGATTACCTGATTCAGTGCTTGAGTATCACACCAAAAAATTATCTCAACAGGAAGAAAACCTGTTAAAGAAACATCCCGAAGAGGGTCAGAATATAGTTCGTTTTATAAACCACCTGGATAATGTTGGTCTTATAATCAGGTCACATCATGAAAGATATGATGGTCTGGGATACCCTGACAGGTTAAAAGAAGAAGC encodes the following:
- a CDS encoding response regulator; this translates as MELKYKHNILIVDDESSILKSIQRLLRDNKINVLSASNVKEALERLAKYNGNLSLIISDQRMPGMTGIELFQNIKNKFPETIRFLLTGFADVEVLTAAINKGEIHRFIAKPWEDKDLRDLIYQALEQYELTLENKRLSLLVEKQNNELTELNKGLEKQVEIRSKEIIQKNKELESNFFNTIRAFTSIAEMNKPVIAGHGRRVAVIAKDISREMNLSKKEVIQVEIAGLLHDIGKIGLPDSVLEYHTKKLSQQEENLLKKHPEEGQNIVRFINHLDNVGLIIRSHHERYDGLGYPDRLKEEAIPLGARIIAVADAYDKTVNIEAKKQFILHDYIEERELTHDYLDDEELIHKAALYHLKKYAFTHFDPDVVKVFLSIAK